A single genomic interval of Sebastes umbrosus isolate fSebUmb1 chromosome 11, fSebUmb1.pri, whole genome shotgun sequence harbors:
- the LOC119497186 gene encoding collagen alpha-1(XXVIII) chain-like gives MEMLLSGNLRRGVGLCLLLLALIHEATGQRRKTGRRNNYRLHDDGGNGLTCSLEVAFILDSSESAKIFLFEKQKAFVLSFSTRLSILQVPGWTLKMRMAALQYSSSVSIEHRFSAWKDLDSFHSRVSTMNYIGHGTYTTYAITNASQLLVQETPTDSVRVAVLMTDGVDHPRSPDVIAAAAEAKGHGIKFFAVGLSDIGQQSQNNAKLRAIASTPAQQFVQTLLNPQLEEKLLKEMLAVAFEGCPKAQSCMCERGERGPQGSPGRKGDQGFGGTPGLKGARGDSGSNGRPGSDGPEGRPGYKGNKGERGDCGTPGEKGDTGAEGPPGQRGTKGEQGGIGLPGDMGPEGPAGMKGDRGPNGASGPPGDIGIGFPGAKGEKGLQGRPGPTGPVGIGEPGLPGPPGPLGSQGNLGPPGEGLPGPKGDRGYEGPRGNRGLAGVGVKGDKGGHGPPGLLGPVGAAGVGHQGEKGDQGPVGPAGVRGAPGVGITGPKGNQGLTGEPGLTGERGVGEPGPKGDLGSEGLPGIPGETGEDGVPGQKGDVGLPGPRGPDGAPGKGTPGGKGDRGDRGTRGQPGAVGPVGPMGSKGDPGNIGPPGATGPPGRGIAGAKGELGQRGPAGAVGEPGTGFPGPKGDRGSAGSAGTPGLKGDGFPGLTGLPGPPGLLGETGSEGVGLPGAKGDRGLPGPAGPAGPAGIGIIGTKGSVGLRGPPGGQGLPGEGIQGQKGESGFQGIPGPRGPPGQGLQGDKGDRGFRGDKGKRGDRGEAGDAGAIGTLGRVGQKGEPGLTREEIIKIVRSICSCGVTCRQTPLELVFVIDSSESVGPDNFNVIKDFVNALIDRASVSRDTTRVGVVLYSHINLVLVSLRQEASRDEIKSVVRSMTYLGEGTFTGSAIQQANQVFKAARAGVRKVAIIITDGQADKRDAVSLESAVSEAQGSNIEMFVIGVVNESDPLYEEFKKELNLMASDPDSDHLYLIDEFKALPALERKLLSRICEDGEGRLFSSIPSSRLPPGIPEVSSNAREPPYRTDTDTPTFTGDIRRVQKMPGPPSSQPDGEPFPPQRPQTDDRSASETQRFPYFDREPFRPVTEFHRQFGMKDPNNNMVMTGAIGPAGPTLRAPPEETTQLPTPTTPPLLPPDTYESAEPCSHMLDPGPCRDYVVKWYYDSIANSCAQFWFGGCLGNTNQFQTEKSCRETCVKV, from the exons ATGGAAATGTTGCTGAGTGGAAACCTGAGGAGAGGAGTGGGGCTCTGCCTTCTGCTGTTGGCTCTCATACACGAGGCCACAGGCCAGAGAAGGAAGACAGGACGCAGGAACAACTACAGGCTGCATGACGATGGAGGAAATG GTCTGACATGTTCACTGGAGGTGGCTTTCATCCTGGACAGCTCGGAGAGTGCAAAAATATTCCTGTTTGAGAAGCAGAAGGCCTTCGTGTTGAGCTTCAGCACCCGCCTCTCTATACTGCAGGTACCCGGCTGGACGCTGAAGATGCGAATGGCTGCCCTTCAGTACAGCAGCTCCGTGTCCATAGAGCACCGATTCTCAGCCTGGAAAGACCTGGATTCATTTCACAGTCGAGTCAGCACCATGAACTACATCGGCCACGGCACGTACACCACCTACGCCATCACCAACGCCTCGCAGCTGCTGGTGCAGGAGACTCCGACGGACAGCGTCAGGGTTGCGGTGCTGATGACCGACGGGGTCGACCATCCCCGCAGCCCGGATGTGATCGCAGCTGCAGCGGAGGCCAAAGGTCACGGCATAAAGTTCTTCGCTGTAGGTTTATCAGACATCGGTCAGCAGAGTCAGAACAACGCCAAGCTCCGGGCCATCGCCAGCACACCTGCTCAGCAGTTTGTCCAAACTCTTCTTAATCCTCAGCTGGAGGAGAAGCTGCTCAAAGAGATG CTTGCGGTTGCATTTGAGGGG TGTCCGAAGGCTCAATCGTGTATGTGTGAAAGAGGAGAAAGGGGCCCTCAAGGAAGTCCA GGTAGAAAAGGGGACCAAGGCTTCGGAGGGACACCTGGTCTAAAAGGAGCAAGG ggGGATTCTGGCTCAAATGGTCGACCTGGAAGTGATGGtccagag GGTCGTCCAGGTTATAAGGGAAACAAG ggggagagaggagactgTGGCACTCCGGGGGAAAAGGGTGACACT GGAGCTGAGGGACCTCCAGGCCAGCGAGGAACGAAAGGAGAACAG GGGGGGATAGGACTACCAGGAGACATGGGACCTGAGGGTCCAGCAGGAATGAAA GGAGACAGAGGACCCAACGGTGCTTCTGGACCGCCGGGGGACATTGGTATCGGATTCCCAGGAGCCAAG GGTGAAAAAGGCCTTCAGGGAAGACCAGGTCCCACAGGTCCTGTTGGGATCGGAGAACCAGGACTACCA GGTCCCCCAGGACCACTCGGATCACAAGGAAACCTCGGACCACCTGGAGAGGGGCTTCCAGGGCCGAAG GGTGATCGAGGGTACGAGGGTCCGAGAGGCAATCGTGGACTTGCTGGCGTCGGGGTCAAAGGTGACAAG GGAGGCCACGGGCCGCCTGGGTTGCTCGGTCCAGTTGGTGCTGCTGGTGTAGGACATCAAGGAGAAAAG GGGGATCAAGGTCCAGTTGGACCTGCAGGCGTCAGAGGAGCTCCAGGTGTTGGAATAACAGGACCAAAG GGGAATCAGGGCCTCACAGGTGAGCCTGGACTGACAGGTGAGAGAGGTGTTGGAGAGCCAGGACCTAAA GGTGACCTGGGGTCCGAGGGGTTACCAGGTATCCCAGGTGAGACAGGAGAGGACGGAGTCCCGGGACAAAAG GGTGACGTTGGGTTACCGGGGCCCAGGGGACCCGACGGTGCTCCGGGTAAAGGCACACCTGGAGGGAAG GGAGACAGAGGGGACAGGGGGACCAGAGGACAGCCGGGTGCCGTCGGTCCTGTGGGGCCGATGGGGTCAAAG ggggATCCAGGAAATATAGGGCCACCAGGTGCAACTGGACCACCAGGGAGGGGTATAGCTGGTGCTAAG ggAGAACTGGGCCAACGGGGTCCAGCTGGAGCCGTGGGAGAGCCGGGGACGGGTTTTCCTGGACCCAAG GGCGACAGAGGGTCTGCAGGGTCGGCTGGGACACCTGGCCTTAAAGGTGACGGTTTCCCCGGCCTTACA GGACTGCCGGGGCCTCCTGGTCTGCTAGGAGAGACTGGATCAGAAGGCGTCGGTTTACCTGGAGCAAAG GGAGACAGAGGCTTGCCTGGACCGGCTGGACCTGCTGGGCCAGCAGGAATTGGCATTATTGGTACTAAG GGTTCAGTTGGCCTAAGGGGACCACCTGGTGGACAGGGGTTACCTGGAGAGGGCATCCAAGGACAAAAG GGCGAGTCTGGATTTCAGGGGATCCCCGGCCCCAGAGGTCCTCCTGGACAAGGTCTGCAGGGGGACAAG GGGGATCGAGGGTTCAGAGGTGATAAAGGCaaaagaggagacagaggagaagcTGGAGACGCCGGAGCCATCGGAACTTTG GGTCGAGTGGGACAAAAGGGAGAGCCTGGACTTACA aGGGAagaaatcatcaaaatagtGAGATCCATATGCA GTTGTGGAGTGACGTGCCGCCAAACCCCATTGGAGCTGGTTTTTGTGATCGACAGCTCTGAGAGCGTCGGCCCGGACAACTTCAACGTGATCAAAGACTTTGTAAACGCCCTGATCGACCGAGCCTCGGTCAGCCGGGACACCACGCGGGTGGGTGTTGTCCTCTACAGCCACATCAACCTGGTGTTGGTCAGCCTCAGACAGGAAGCCAGTCGTGATGAGATCAAATCTGTGGTGCGCTCCATGACCTACCTGGGCGAGGGCACGTTCACAGGCAGTGCCATCCAACAGGCCAACCAGGTGTTCAAGGCGGCGCGGGCAGGTGTGAGGAAGGTGgccatcatcatcactgacGGGCAGGCCGATAAAAGAGACGCAGTCAGTCTGGAGAGCGCCGTGTCAGAAGCTCAAGGGAGCAACATCGAGATGTTTGTGATCGGGGTTGTGAATGAGAGCGATCCTCTGTACGAGGAGTTCAAGAAGGAGCTGAACCTCATGGCCTCTGACCCCGACAGCGACCACCTGTACCTGATCGACGAATTCAAAGCACTTCCTG CTCTGGAGAGAAAACTGCTGAGTCGTATCTGTGAGGACGGAGAAGGACGTTTGTTCAGCTCTATCCCGAGCTCCAGACTGCCTCCAGGAATCCCCGAGGTCTCCAGCAACGCTCGAGAACCTCCGTACAGGACCGATACCGACACCCCGACCTTCACAGGAGACATCAGGAGAGTTCAGAAAATG CCCGGCCCTCCATCGTCACAACCCGACGGAGAACCCTTCCCTCCACAGAGACCCCAGACGGACGACAGAAGCGCCTCAGAGACTCAGAGATTTCCATACTTCGACAGGGAACCCTTCAGACCCGTCACAGAGTTCCACCGACAGTTTGGCATGAAGGACCCCAACAACAATATGGTGATGACGGGAGCCATCGGGCCGGCGGGTCCTACTCTGAGGGCCCCGCCTGAGGAGACGACACAGCTGCCGACGCCTACGACTCCTCCGCTGCTGCCTCCTGACACCTATGAATCAG CGGAGCCCTGCAGCCACATGCTGGATCCAGGACCGTGCCGGGACTACGTGGTGAAGTGGTACTACGACAGCATAGCTAATTCCTGCGCTCAGTTCTGGTTCGGCGGCTGTCTAGGAAACACCAACCAGTTTCAGACTGAGAAGAGCTGCAGAGAAACCTGCGTCAAGGTCTAA